A segment of the Melioribacteraceae bacterium 4301-Me genome:
TTCTTTCTTAGTCTCTTCGGGTAAATTTTCTTTTAAGTAAAATTTATTGTTTACTTGTTGATAGTTAGTTAGCAGTAATTCTTTTTTGTTGTTATTTACTTTTGACAAGACCGCAGACTGAAACTCTTCAGCTGAAATATTTAATGGCAAGTTTGCATGCAGTGCATCGCCAATTAACGGGAATATAAAAAGTGCAGCAGTAATAAAAATCATTTTCCATATTTCTCGCCAGACCACAAGTGCATTGGGTCCAACACCTTTAAGCGCGGTCTGAACCGTTTTGTTGTTTAGGACTTGTTGAGAGCACAAACAGCAGTTGATTATTATAATCCAAATAACAGCATTTAAGTCTAAAACTGACTTTGGGTCGACGTGTGTTCCTATTATGCTTGGGATGTGAGGTATACTCAGGCCTATAATTACAAGTGAAATTCCCCACCAGTGTTCTTTTCTTATTGGAGCGTTGAACAGTACTTTACCAAAAAAAGGCAAAAAAGCTAAATAGACATTAACGTATGGTGCGTAGATGTGTGGAGAATAATATCTCGGCAGATAAAAGAAGCCGATATTTTCTATTACTCCAGTAAATGCGCAAATCATTATTGTTGTTAAAGATAATATTCCAGGCCATAAATATTTAAGCTCTTTGCCGCGAATAATTTCAATAAACACAGCAACTACAGCCCAGGCTAATTTAGAAATTTCACGCCACCATGTCATCACGCCAGGTGTTACGTCCACTCTGCTGCCCCCAGTGTATTCGGGCTGATTTCCCATCCAATTGAGAAGATATTGTCCACCCAAAGCGCCATTAATTATTGATAGCCATGTTAGTAGTATTATCCATTCCATGAGGGTGATCTCCGGGTTTTAATTTAAGATTAGTTTGAAACGGTAATTTGTATTCAATGTGTATCTCAATATTAATGATAATTTAATGTGCTTCCACCAATAAATTCTCTTAATACAGAGTCACCCGGTATCGGCGAGTCGTCTGCGATTGGTTCAACTTCTTGAAGGACTTTACTTATCCGTGTTGCTCTTGTGTAGGCATCAATTCTTAGTGGGTCGTCTTTATACTTTTTCTCCCATTCAATAAAATCAATTAGAAGTTTTGAAGCATATAAAGGTACTTCGTAAGACATAGAAGTGTTTATGATATAATCGGCAGTGTTGCAATAGGGCAAAATATTTCTTTTTTCTGAAGAGCGAACATAATGCCAATGCAATAATGTTTGTTCGGGATTATAAGCCCTGTGTACAGAATCCCTTAACATGCGTCGTATTAAACGTAAATCAGTCCATCTAATATAAACACCGTCACCGGTTTTCATTTGAAGGAGTGGTTCAAGATAAAGTTTGAATTTTAAATCAGCAGAAATTTCCTTGCTGAATTCCGGGTGTAATCCATGAAGACTGTCGATAAGCAGTACTTCATTTTCTTTAAGCTGGAGTGGAGTTTGATTTAAGAACCGCTTTCCAAGTTTAAAGTCATAATAAGGCACTTTTACTTCTTTGCCATCTGCCAAAAGTTTAAGATGTTCATTTATCATCTGAAGATCTAATGCTTGAGGTGTTTCAAAGTCATAATCTCCAAATTCATCTTTTGGATGCATCTCTAAGTCAAAAAAATAATTATCGACAACGAGAGGTTTAAAATTCATACCTAACTTGTTAAGTCGCTGCTTAAGTTTAATTGTAGTAGTAGTTTTACCCGATGAGGAAGGGCCGCTTACAAAAACCATTTTCAATTTGTCGCTTCTTTCTTTTATAATTTCCGCTGCGGTATCAAGTTGAGTTTCGTAAAAGGTCTCGCATTCGTGAACAATATGAGGAAACTCACCGGCTCTAATTCGTTCGTTTATTGCTTGTACAGTATGCAAATTGTGACTAACAGCCCAATCTAACGAACGCCAAACTTTAGCCCAAGGAATAAATTCTGACGGTTTTGAAAAATGTTTAGAATCCGCTCTTCTTCGTTTGGCTGCTTCTTCTCTGTAAAGAATAAATTCCTTTGCTACTTTTGCATGTCCATTTTCAATCAACACTTTTTCTATAATGTCTTGAATTTCTTCGATATGCGGTTTATAACCATCTTCAAATTTCTCTTCCATAATTGCTACAACTTGTTTGCATAATTGCTCGGCTTTTTCTTTGTCACGTCCGCCTACAGCCACTGCTGCTCTGTATATTGCGTTGGTAATCCTATCAGGATTAAATGGAACTATTGCTCCTGTTCTTTTAATAACGAACTTTATTTTTCCCATAGTTTTTTAAATTATTTCACAAAAGACCGTTAAATTTAATTTCTGTTTACTATTTATTCAAAATTATTTTCACTTTTTTTGTATAACTATTATTGATTAAGCAATGGCTATTATGTTTAAAACTAAGTTGTAAGACAGTTAATTTGTTATTTAACTGTGAATCTTTATTAAGTCAATTTACATCTAACGCAAAAGAAAAACTAAATACAATTATGTCGTAAATAAATTTTTTAGTAATTAATTATAAAAGGAAATTATTATGGCAACAAAGACTGCAGTTGTAAAGCAATTACAGGGGATTACATTTGCTGGTAAAACAGATTCGAATCATTGGATTATGATGGATGGGCCGGAAAATTTTGGCGGCAGTAATGCTGCAATTCGGCCGAAAGAATTAATATTAATAAGTTTAGGCGGATGCACAGGTAGCGATGTTGTATCAATTTTGCAGAAGAAAAGAGTTCCACTTGAGGGCTTTGAAATTAGAATTAATGCTGAAACAGCAGATGAACATCCGCAGGTATTTACCAGAATTCATCTTGAGTATGTTTTTTATGGGAAAGACTTATCGATAAAAGATATTGAGCGAGCAATAGAACTTTCACAAACAAAGTATTGCAGCGTAACCGCAATGCTGCAAAAAGCAGTTGAAATTACTCATTCATACAGAATAGAAGAGAAGAAAGATTAGATTGAGGTAATCGAAGGGAAAAACAATTTTATTGTAATACTTCTAAAGTTTATTTAAAGCTGTTCAGCTTTGATTTGCTTTATTAACGAAACTTGATTAATTGTTCTTTATGCTATTTTAAATATTTTTCTGGTATTGGTTTTCTGCCTGCGTATCCCTCTTCAATACTGTGATAAAACTTTATATCGTCTTCATCACTGCGCCAGCAAAGTAAAACTTCTTCATTATCAATTATTGCCGGAAAATCTACAAGTCCTACCGTAAAATTCCAATCTTTATATGAGCAGCCAATCTCTTCGAGTTCGTGCATGTAATAATTAATTTCGCTGCTTAATTTTTGAATTTCATAATTGTTTTCTGCCCCTTCACCTAATGAATCAACTATAGTTCTTATCTGGAACGCATTATTAAGTATATCTTTTACAATTCTTTTTACTAGCGGAAGAGTTTTCCTTGCTTCCTTTGGAGTGAAGTATTTTACTTCAGCTTTGTTCATAGCACCACCAATTTTTAGTAGCAAAATAAAAATATTTTTAATAATTGGAAGGTAAATTTTCGTTGGGAAAATACCATTTTTTCTAATAAGAAGAATCGTGAATAAGTTTTTTCTCAGTTATCTTAAAAACTATTTTACAGTAGGTTTTACTCCTACGTTGTTAGTCAACGTTTTTGTTTCGGAAGGTTAACTGAAGTAGAGTAAAAGTTGAACTCAAAAAACTTATGTGAATTCACCACGTTGTGATTAAAAATAAGCTTCTACATGCCAATTCGGGCTGGTGAAGAATTTGGGTTAATTGAGATAAAATATCCCCCTTTCCTGCATCAAAATTTTACATTCTTATGCATAAGTGATATTTTTCATAAGAAAAATTTCAAATACTTTTCAAATTAAAAGGATAAATAATGGCAGTTATAAGACCATTTAAGGCAATCAGGCCAGTGGAAAAAGTAGCCCACCTTGTTGCAAGCGTACCTTACGATGTGGTAAATAAAGAGGAAGCGGCAAATTTAGCTAAAGGTAATCCGATTAGTTTTTTGCGGGTTACCAGGTCGGAGATTGAGCTGAAAGCGAATGTAAATCCTTATTCACAAGAAGTCTACGAAAAGGCAAAAGAAAATTTTGAGCGTCTTAAAAGAGAAGCTCCGCTTGTGCAGGATACTACTGCTCATTTTTATTTATATCGGCTAACAATGGGAAATCAAACTCAAATAGGAATAGCAGCAACTTTTAGTGTGGATGACTATGAAAATAATATTATTAAAAAACATGAGAAGACAAGAAAAGAAAAAGAAGATGATAGAACGAATCATATTTTAGCAACTAATGCTCAAACTGGTCCGGTCTTTTTAACTTATCATGGAGTTGAAGCTGTAAATAATGCAATTAAAGAGGTAATAGAGAGAAATGAACCATTATATGATTTTCGTTCGAATGATGGAATTCAACATACAATTTGGCTGATACCGTCAGACTATGATGATTTAATTATCTATGAAATTGGCAAAGTTAAAAATCTTTACATTGCAGATGGTCATCACCGCGCTGCAAGTGCATGGCGTACAAGAGAAACTAAAAAGCATAATAATGTCAGGCATACAGGTGAAGAAGAGTATAATTTTTTTCTTGGCGTCTTGTTCCCCGCTGAACAGTTAAAGATTCTTCCTTATAATAGAGTTGTACACGATTTAAATAATTTTTCTGTAGATGAATTTTTAACAGAAGTTAAAAAGAATTTTATTGTGAAAGAAACAGAGTTGAAAAGTCCTGCTGAGAAACAAACTATTTGCATGTACGTTCAAAATAAGTGGTATTTACTTACACCAAATGAAAATGTAAAACTAACGGAATCTATAGCTGAGAATTTGGATGTAAGTATTTTACAAAATTATTTATTGGAACCGGTGTTAGGAATTAAGGATCCTCGAACAGATAAAAGAATTGACTTTATCGGTGGAATTAGAGGAACTGAAGAATTAGAAAGCTTGGTTAACAACGGAAAAGTTGCAGCTGCGTTTTCAATGTACCCCGTTTCAATTGATGACCTGATTAATATTTCTAATATGGGTGAAATAATGCCCCCAAAATCTACGTGGTTTGAACCTAAGTTAAGAGATGGACTGCTGATTCACTCAATTGTATAATGAAATGGGAAATTATTTTGATTAGCAATTTGAATGAATTACGTTAACAATAATCATAAATCATAAAATAAGAGAGATAAAAACATGGGAAAAAGAATTTATAATTTTAGTGCTGGACCGGCTGTATTGCCTGAAGAGGTACTGCTTGAAGCTCAAAAGGATTTATTTTCTTACAAGGGCTCTGGAATGTCGGTGATGGAAATGAGCCACAGAGGAAAAATATTCGATGAAATTATTAAAACAGCCGAATCAGATTTAAGAAAATTACTTGAAATACCTGAAAATTATTCCGTGTTGTTTTTACAAGGCGGTGCAACTTTGCATTTTTCAATGGTTCCTTTAAATCTTATGCCTCCTAAGAACAAAGCTGATTATATAATAACCGGTTCATGGGCAAAGAAAGCGTTGAAAGAAGCTAAGAGAGTAGGAACAGTTAACATAGCTGCCACAACCGAATCAGAAAATTTTACTCGTTTGCCAAAACAATCTGAATTAAAATTGGACCCTGATGCTGCTTATGTTCATTTTACTTCCAACAATACAATTTATGGTACACAATTTAAAAACGAACCAGAAGTAGGCAACGTTCCTTTGGTATGTGACGCTTCTTCTGATATACTTCATAAAAAAATTGATGTAAAAAAATATGGATTGATTTATGCGGGCGCTCAAAAAAATATTGGACCCTCCGGTGTTGTTGTTGTAATTGTAAGAAAAGATTTGCTTGAAAGAAGCTCTGATTCTTTACATACTTATTTGAATTACAAGGTACATGCTGAAAATAATTCACTCTATAATACACCGCCTACTTTTGGGATTTATATTGCTGGACTTGTATTTAAATGGTTATTAAGCATGGGTGGACTTGATGAAATGTATAAACGTAACGTTGAAAAAGCAAAAATACTTTACGATGCTATTGATTCTAGCGACGGCTATTACAAAGGAACAGTAACAGTTAAAGAGGACCGCTCTTTAATGAATGTTACTTATAGACTTCCTAATGAAGATTTGGAAAAGAAATTTGTAGAAGAAGCTAAGAAAAAAGGTTTTGATGGTTTAAAAGGGCATAGAAGTGTCGGCGGAATAAGGGCTTCTATTTATAATGCTTTTCCTAAAAAAGGTGTGGAAGATTTAGTAGAATTTATGAACGACTTTAGAAAAAACAATTAGTCATTGCTGCTTCAGCTGCTATAGTTACACTTCAACAAAAATCAAAGGACATGCGAGGGCAAGAGGACCTTGCCCCTGCATTGATGAAAATAGATGCAACTCATTACCGTTATTACGAACGAAGTGAGTGAGGTAATCCACAACAAAAATATGAGATGATGAATTTTTATAGTAGGGGATTATTTCATTCCGATAAAAGGCACGACATGTAATGACGATTTTATTTGTTTTGTCGATTGATGAAAACATAGATAAGAGCAGAAGGACCCTGGTACCATCATACTTGCTGCATATTAGCTGATAATTTTTTGTATAAATCCTCCGGCATGTCAATCTTCTTAAATTCTTTTTTCCCCCTACACACATGAACAGTCTTCACTTTAGCCGCTAATTCGCTATTTGTATTGTACATGTTGTAGCTTAATTCAAAAGATGACTTTTTCAGCTGCGTTACAATTAATTCTACTTTAAGCTCATCACCGGGTTTAATCGATTTTAAGTAATCTGCCTCAGCATGAATAATTGGAAGCAAAAAATCTCTATCAATAAAAAAATTTTTTTCCGTATTAAGAGTGCGCATAAATTCTTCGTAAACGGAATGTGCAAATCGAAAAATATTTGAAAAGAAAATTATCCCAGCAGGGTCTGCATCATAAAAAAAGACTTTTACTTTTGATGTGTACATTTTTTACCTCAAATAGGTGCATTCTAAAAATTAATTTTTCTTAATTAGACCTAAATTTTCTGCCAAAACATCAGGGCTAAATAAACTTTTTGGTTTTGACCTACAACAAATTATATATCTGAAATCAAATACTCCAAATTAATTCCCAATTTTTATAAAAAATCGTGTCAACCAATTTCTTGGACTAAATCATGTTTGTCCAAAATAATTTTTTATTGTAAAAATTTACTTTTAAGGCAGCCCCTCGTGATGAAAATTAAAAAAGTTTGCCTCGCAGAGACCGGCTTTATTTGTTTTATCAACTACTAAAATTAGATGGACTATATTCTCTGTGTAACAAATGAATACTTGTTACACTGGAAAAATCGATGTTTCAACCAATCATGCTTCTACTGTCATTGCAAACGAATAAAGTGAGTGAAATCAATCTCAAACATAAAGGTAAGGCCTTAATTCTTTGTAGTAGTGGATTACTTCGTTCCTATAAAAGATATAGGAACTTGTAAGACAAAACCTTGCCTTTATAATGGTGAAAACAGACGATTCAATGGTTGTACCATGTAGGGGTCGAGAAAACCCCGTCCCTACAATTGTTTTCCTGTTTTAAATAGAGTATATATTTTTTCGAAAATATTCTTTCAAAGTAAGATACAATATCATATTTTTGTCCGTGCATCTTATGAATTTCATAAATAAATATATAAAGGCTGTTGATAAACTAAACTCCAAAATTGGAATTGGAGTTTCCTATTTAACTGCATTGCTTGTTATTGTTGTTTGTTATGATGTAGTAACGAGATATTTTTTCAAATCAAGCAGTGTAGCAATACAAGAACTTGAATGGCACTTATTTGCAGTTATATTTTTATTAGGCGGCGGTTATACTTTACTAACTGAAAATCATGTAAGAGTAGATATAATTTACGTGCGGCTTTCCGAAAAAAAGAAAGCATGGATTAATATTTTGGGTACTTTTTTTTTCCTAATCCCATTCTCTTTGATGATACTTTACACCTCATGGAATTTTGTTGAAAACTCTTTTTTAATTAGTGAAACATCACCGGATCCTGGGGGTTTGCCAGCGCGATTTATTATAAAATCTATTTTGCCAATTGCATTTGTTTTTATTTTACTGCAGGGCATTTCACTTTTATTCAAATCAATTCTGATTGTAGCAGGCAAGTTTAATACTAAAGAAAACTGAATATGGCTGGGGCTTTATCTATTATTTTCTTCGTTGTAATTTTAATTTTATTGCTGTTGGGCTATCCGGTTGCATTTACATTGGGTGGTGTTTCAATAATTTTTGGTCTGTTAACCTTTGGATTAGATTTCTTTAACTTGCTGCCGCTTCGTATTTGGGGAATAATGCAAAACTACATTTTAATTGCTGTTCCACTTTTTGTTTTTATGGGGGTTATGTTTGAGAAGTCGGGCTTAGCTGAAGAATTATTGGAAACAATGGCTTTATTATTTGGGAAACGCAAAGGTGGGCTTGCAATTTCAGTATTGATAGTTGGTGCTATGCTGGCAGCAGCGACTGGCATTGTAGGTGCCACTGTTGTTACAATGGGCGTGCTGACTTTACCTACAATGTTAAAAAAGGGATACGATCCGCAAGTGGCAACTGGAATTATTTCAGCTTCCGGAACATTGGGACAAATTATTCCGCCGAGTATTGTGCTTGTACTTTTAGGGAGTGTACTGAACGTTTCTGTTGGAACGCTTTTTATCGCTGCTGTAATACCAGGTTTTTTGTTGGTACTTTTATATTTTTTATGGTTAGTTTTTATTTCTATTACTCAACCACAAAAGGCGCCTGCAATGCCAAAAGAAGAACTTGAGGCTTTTGTAGGGAAAGTTAAGATAAAAAGAATAATCACAGCTTTTATCATTCCATTTTTTTTAATACTTGCTGTACTTGGCTCTATCTTTGCGGGTATAGCCTCACCTACTGAAGCAGCTGCAATTGGTGCTTTCGGCGCAACTCTTTTAACTATTATTCGAGGTAAGTTTACATTTTCTATCTTAAAAGATGTGATGATAAGTACAACGACTTTAACAAGCATGGCCTTTTTAATTCTTGTAGGTGCTTCAGCTTTCGGTTTGGTTTTTAGAGGTCTGCATGGCGATATTTATTTGACCAATCTAATTATTTCAGCAAACTTAGAACCGCATCATTTTTTAGCAATAGTTATGGCAGTAATTTTTGTTGCCGGTTTCTTTATAGATTTCATAGAAATTACATTCATTATTGTTCCAGTAGTTGCACCAATTTTTATTCACATGAATATTAACTTAGTGTGGATTGGTATTTTAATAGCATTGAATTTACAGACCTCCTTTTTGACCCCGCCATTTGGCTTTACGTTATTTTACTTAAAAGGCGTAGCACCGCCTGAAATTACAACGGCACATATTTATAAAGGAATAGTTCCTTATGTAATTATTCAAGTTACAGCTTTGTTGATAGTTATTTTCTTTCCAGATATTGCACTGTGGCTGCCTAGATTAATTGGCATTTAAACGTTGTAATTTATCTCAGCTAAATCGAACCAAGGAGCTATTTTTTTCTGAAAACTAATGTAAGAATCGTATATTTTTTTGCTCATTGAATCTTTTGAAGTAATTTCATCAATAACTTCTTTGGAGTATTTTCTGAATGCTGAAATCACATCATCGGGAAATTTTTTGAATTGAACTTTCTCTTCATCTTTTAATTTTTTATAGTACTCTGCGTTAAGAGCTTCGAACTTCGAAAGCATCGTTGTGTTTTGAGCATAAGCAGCAATTCTAATAATATTTTGTAAATCTGAAGGAAGCTGCTCGTAAGCTTTTTTATTAATTATTAGTTCAATAACACCTGTTGGTTCAGACCAAGTAGGGTAGTAATAATATTTAGCAATTTTATGAAGGCCCATTAAATAATCATGATATGGACCAATCCAATCTGTTGCATCAATAACACCGCGTTCAAGATTAGTATAAATTTCACCTCCAGCTGAGAGAATTGCAGTGCCGCCTGCCTTAGTGAAAACATTTCCGGCAAGTCCAGGAATTCTCATTTTCAATCCTTTAATATCACTTAAAGAATTAATTTGTTTATTGAACCAGCCGCCCATTTGTGCACCCGTGTTGCCCACTGGAAAGGGCATTAAGTTAAAAGGCTCATAAAGTTTACGCCATAAGTCTAAACCACCACCTTCTGTAAGCCATGCATTAGTTTGAATAGTGTTCATTCCGAAAGGAATATTTGTAAAAAATTGCGCAGCTGTTGATTTGCCCGCCCAATAATAACTTGCGCCATGACCCATCTCTGCAACGCCGCTGCTTACTGCATCAAATGCTTCCAGTGGCGGAACTAATTCTCCGCCGCCGTAGACTTGAATTTTTAGTCTGCCGTTAGACATTTCAAAAATCCATTTGGCCAATTCTTCTGCTCCATCGCCCAAGAGCGGAAAGTGAGGTGGCCAGGCAGTTACCATTTTCCATTCAAATTTTTTATTAGAAATTACTGCCGGGGCTTCACCTTTCTTTTCACCGCAGCCATAAATTAATGCAGTGCCGCCTACAGCAGCTATGGATGCCTTTTTCAAAAATTCACGACGCTCTATTTTCATTTATGCTCCTTTCAAATATTAGTGGAAGTTTTTTTGCAATTTAGTTTTTCATATGGATTTAAGCAAAACAGAATTTTGTTAATTTTATGTGGATATTTTATTGCTATTGAGCTTATTGTGCTTAGGAAAAAATTGTTAAAGAATAACTGACAGTTTGAGGCTTTAATAAGATTAGCGGGTTTGTGAATTTTGTTATGTTACTCAGGTTACCCCAAGTCATTGGCATGTTTTTCTGTCAAGGTTTTTTCAGTACTTTTTCACATTACCTTTCTTGTAAATAGTCGGTTCAGCGAACCGACTTACGATAGTGGGCTGTCTAAAAAGTAAGGTTTTTTCGCCAGAATACGGCGGATAAGTTAAAAAGTGAGATCCATATTAAAGGTTTAAACGCAAGAGAAAGAAGTTCTTCCCGTTAGGTTTATTTAAAATTTTTCTATGTGATTTTCTCTCCGGGCCGATAAGCTACAGCTAAGTGGGTTAAACAAGCTACATGACTATGATGACGTACCACAACGTGGTGAATTCTCATTAATTTTTTGGGATCAATTTTGAAGTGACCTATGGTCGGTTCAGCGAACCGACTTACAGTATTTTTTCTCTTAATCTTAGTTATACCAAGCTAACTCAAAATCTTTCTTCTTTAACTATGTTTAGAGCTGATGCAGTAGATTATCGATATTTTATGTTTTCTCCGAAAAAACCGAGACATAAATTTCGCCAGATGTTAATCAATTTTTTTTCAAAATCACAGATTGAACTTTTCAGAAGTTTCTATTTAGGTAATAAAGCTTTGTAACGAAAACAGTCTATTGTATGGTCGTTAATCATGCCCACAGCTTGCATAAAAGAATAGCAAATAGTAGAACCGACAAACTTAAACCCGCGTTTTCTAAGTTCTTTACTCATTATATCGGAAACTGTGGTTTTAGATGGGATTTCCCTAATTGATTTCCATTGATTAATAATGGGTTTATAATTAGTAAACTGCCAGATATAATTATCAAACGAACCAAACTCTTCTTTAACTTTAATAAATGCTTGAGCATTATGAATTGCAGCTTCAATTTTTAATTTATTTCGTATTATTCCTTTATTAGATAAAAGCTTGTTTATTTTTTTTGAATTGTAATTAGCAATCTTCAAAGGGTCAAAGTTG
Coding sequences within it:
- a CDS encoding ATP cone domain-containing protein; this encodes MGKIKFVIKRTGAIVPFNPDRITNAIYRAAVAVGGRDKEKAEQLCKQVVAIMEEKFEDGYKPHIEEIQDIIEKVLIENGHAKVAKEFILYREEAAKRRRADSKHFSKPSEFIPWAKVWRSLDWAVSHNLHTVQAINERIRAGEFPHIVHECETFYETQLDTAAEIIKERSDKLKMVFVSGPSSSGKTTTTIKLKQRLNKLGMNFKPLVVDNYFFDLEMHPKDEFGDYDFETPQALDLQMINEHLKLLADGKEVKVPYYDFKLGKRFLNQTPLQLKENEVLLIDSLHGLHPEFSKEISADLKFKLYLEPLLQMKTGDGVYIRWTDLRLIRRMLRDSVHRAYNPEQTLLHWHYVRSSEKRNILPYCNTADYIINTSMSYEVPLYASKLLIDFIEWEKKYKDDPLRIDAYTRATRISKVLQEVEPIADDSPIPGDSVLREFIGGSTLNYH
- a CDS encoding OsmC family protein; translation: MATKTAVVKQLQGITFAGKTDSNHWIMMDGPENFGGSNAAIRPKELILISLGGCTGSDVVSILQKKRVPLEGFEIRINAETADEHPQVFTRIHLEYVFYGKDLSIKDIERAIELSQTKYCSVTAMLQKAVEITHSYRIEEKKD
- a CDS encoding DUF2203 domain-containing protein, whose translation is MNKAEVKYFTPKEARKTLPLVKRIVKDILNNAFQIRTIVDSLGEGAENNYEIQKLSSEINYYMHELEEIGCSYKDWNFTVGLVDFPAIIDNEEVLLCWRSDEDDIKFYHSIEEGYAGRKPIPEKYLK
- a CDS encoding DUF1015 domain-containing protein, which produces MAVIRPFKAIRPVEKVAHLVASVPYDVVNKEEAANLAKGNPISFLRVTRSEIELKANVNPYSQEVYEKAKENFERLKREAPLVQDTTAHFYLYRLTMGNQTQIGIAATFSVDDYENNIIKKHEKTRKEKEDDRTNHILATNAQTGPVFLTYHGVEAVNNAIKEVIERNEPLYDFRSNDGIQHTIWLIPSDYDDLIIYEIGKVKNLYIADGHHRAASAWRTRETKKHNNVRHTGEEEYNFFLGVLFPAEQLKILPYNRVVHDLNNFSVDEFLTEVKKNFIVKETELKSPAEKQTICMYVQNKWYLLTPNENVKLTESIAENLDVSILQNYLLEPVLGIKDPRTDKRIDFIGGIRGTEELESLVNNGKVAAAFSMYPVSIDDLINISNMGEIMPPKSTWFEPKLRDGLLIHSIV
- the serC gene encoding 3-phosphoserine/phosphohydroxythreonine transaminase encodes the protein MGKRIYNFSAGPAVLPEEVLLEAQKDLFSYKGSGMSVMEMSHRGKIFDEIIKTAESDLRKLLEIPENYSVLFLQGGATLHFSMVPLNLMPPKNKADYIITGSWAKKALKEAKRVGTVNIAATTESENFTRLPKQSELKLDPDAAYVHFTSNNTIYGTQFKNEPEVGNVPLVCDASSDILHKKIDVKKYGLIYAGAQKNIGPSGVVVVIVRKDLLERSSDSLHTYLNYKVHAENNSLYNTPPTFGIYIAGLVFKWLLSMGGLDEMYKRNVEKAKILYDAIDSSDGYYKGTVTVKEDRSLMNVTYRLPNEDLEKKFVEEAKKKGFDGLKGHRSVGGIRASIYNAFPKKGVEDLVEFMNDFRKNN
- a CDS encoding acyl-CoA thioesterase; amino-acid sequence: MYTSKVKVFFYDADPAGIIFFSNIFRFAHSVYEEFMRTLNTEKNFFIDRDFLLPIIHAEADYLKSIKPGDELKVELIVTQLKKSSFELSYNMYNTNSELAAKVKTVHVCRGKKEFKKIDMPEDLYKKLSANMQQV
- a CDS encoding TRAP transporter small permease subunit produces the protein MNFINKYIKAVDKLNSKIGIGVSYLTALLVIVVCYDVVTRYFFKSSSVAIQELEWHLFAVIFLLGGGYTLLTENHVRVDIIYVRLSEKKKAWINILGTFFFLIPFSLMILYTSWNFVENSFLISETSPDPGGLPARFIIKSILPIAFVFILLQGISLLFKSILIVAGKFNTKEN
- a CDS encoding TRAP transporter large permease subunit, producing the protein MAGALSIIFFVVILILLLLGYPVAFTLGGVSIIFGLLTFGLDFFNLLPLRIWGIMQNYILIAVPLFVFMGVMFEKSGLAEELLETMALLFGKRKGGLAISVLIVGAMLAAATGIVGATVVTMGVLTLPTMLKKGYDPQVATGIISASGTLGQIIPPSIVLVLLGSVLNVSVGTLFIAAVIPGFLLVLLYFLWLVFISITQPQKAPAMPKEELEAFVGKVKIKRIITAFIIPFFLILAVLGSIFAGIASPTEAAAIGAFGATLLTIIRGKFTFSILKDVMISTTTLTSMAFLILVGASAFGLVFRGLHGDIYLTNLIISANLEPHHFLAIVMAVIFVAGFFIDFIEITFIIVPVVAPIFIHMNINLVWIGILIALNLQTSFLTPPFGFTLFYLKGVAPPEITTAHIYKGIVPYVIIQVTALLIVIFFPDIALWLPRLIGI
- a CDS encoding TRAP transporter substrate-binding protein, whose product is MKIERREFLKKASIAAVGGTALIYGCGEKKGEAPAVISNKKFEWKMVTAWPPHFPLLGDGAEELAKWIFEMSNGRLKIQVYGGGELVPPLEAFDAVSSGVAEMGHGASYYWAGKSTAAQFFTNIPFGMNTIQTNAWLTEGGGLDLWRKLYEPFNLMPFPVGNTGAQMGGWFNKQINSLSDIKGLKMRIPGLAGNVFTKAGGTAILSAGGEIYTNLERGVIDATDWIGPYHDYLMGLHKIAKYYYYPTWSEPTGVIELIINKKAYEQLPSDLQNIIRIAAYAQNTTMLSKFEALNAEYYKKLKDEEKVQFKKFPDDVISAFRKYSKEVIDEITSKDSMSKKIYDSYISFQKKIAPWFDLAEINYNV
- a CDS encoding DNA-3-methyladenine glycosylase I codes for the protein MTKRCAWCGDDPLYIEYHDYEWGTPVHNDIKLFEMLILEGAQAGLSWITILRKRNNYRKAFDNFDPLKIANYNSKKINKLLSNKGIIRNKLKIEAAIHNAQAFIKVKEEFGSFDNYIWQFTNYKPIINQWKSIREIPSKTTVSDIMSKELRKRGFKFVGSTICYSFMQAVGMINDHTIDCFRYKALLPK